One region of Mangifera indica cultivar Alphonso chromosome 3, CATAS_Mindica_2.1, whole genome shotgun sequence genomic DNA includes:
- the LOC123211120 gene encoding auxin-responsive protein IAA31-like → MEQQLADYSCSSSIDSSNHPPFPSSTGGASSSSSSSSSPSSLGVSSNINNIRRDLSTDLRLGLSIAPSTIQNIDDSSTSNQRVEGFNWRPIKPLLSSELADNYVELRVQQQRHENTSLFMKVYMDGIPIGRKLDLYAHHGYSALISTLAHMFKTTILCPDNDGVHWNIEKRHVLTYEDKEGDWMLVGDVPWEMFLTNVKRLKIRRADRC, encoded by the exons ATGGAGCAACAGCTAGCTGATTATTCATGTTCGTCATCTATAGATAGTAGCAACCACCCTCCTTTCCCATCTTCTACTGGTGgtgcatcttcttcttcttcttcttcttcttcaccttctTCATTGGGTGTTTcaagtaatattaataatattagaaGAGATTTGAGCACAGATCTAAGGTTAGGCCTCAGCATCGCACCCTCTACCATCCAGAATATTGACgattcttcaacttcaaatcAAAG GGTTGAGGGGTTTAACTGGCGGCCAATCAAACCACTGTTAAGCAGTGAACTTGCTGATAATTATGTGGAGTTGCGGGTGCAGCAGCAGCGCCATGAAAATACATCTTTGTTTATGAAGGTTTACATGGATGGAATACCAATTGGAAGAAAACTGGATTTATATGCACATCATGGTTACAGCGCATTAATATCAACGCTTGCACACATGTTTAAGACCACCATTCTCT GCCCTGACAATGATGGTGTTCATTGGAATATTGAGAAACGCCATGTATTGACTTATGAAGACAAAGAAGGAGACTGGATGTTGGTTGGAGATGTTCCTTGGGA GATGTTCCTTACCAATGTGAAAAGACTAAAGATAAGGAGAGCAGACAGGTGCTAG